One genomic region from Vibrio cyclitrophicus encodes:
- a CDS encoding protein kinase domain-containing protein: MKKEKQSLEHFGLLTPILQDELSQQHELTKELGRGGQGVVFRTTDPELVVKCLLKDNQVVTKTEEKEAYKNKLSKLSLYPIHPEFNIAKPLFMLKDQAGYVMQMIQDMDPVQALLNHKIPKEKKNKIPSWLNSELPIEVSYPLMHYAQTGGTKQRLAILMQTATELSKLHNVGLLYGDISPENVFFSADRQFNHVWFIDADNIRFDNPKSGSIVYTPGYGAPEVVTKQDGCRPQSDCYSFAILAFKMLAMVDPFDGEALNDEGGWDEGEDTVEDKAQQGLLPFIDDLTDDSNRAKSGLPRELVLTPVLKTLFAKTFTEGRVNVWQRPTVHHWPEALAAAHDAMITCSGCNMSYYPDNNQDCPYCKKPIPNYFQLSCYEWQPDSLLRKSNWQSLHVVKNEPITVPERVLQEFRIDGHDQAVLELYQLEGDWFIRQLTDQHIISITDSQGVFKPLVGQWHIELTQLEQQGILLYVQSDLPRVIELKWQGK, from the coding sequence GTGAAGAAGGAAAAGCAAAGTTTGGAACACTTTGGGCTACTTACCCCTATTTTACAGGATGAATTGAGTCAGCAGCACGAGCTAACAAAGGAGTTGGGCCGTGGTGGTCAAGGTGTCGTATTTCGTACCACCGACCCCGAACTCGTCGTGAAGTGCCTTTTAAAAGACAATCAAGTGGTCACTAAAACAGAAGAAAAAGAGGCGTATAAAAACAAGCTGTCGAAGTTATCGCTATATCCGATTCATCCAGAGTTCAACATTGCGAAGCCTTTGTTCATGCTAAAAGATCAGGCGGGTTACGTGATGCAGATGATACAAGATATGGATCCTGTTCAAGCCCTTTTGAATCATAAAATACCTAAAGAAAAAAAGAATAAAATACCAAGTTGGCTAAATAGCGAGTTACCTATCGAGGTCAGTTACCCTCTAATGCATTACGCACAAACAGGAGGGACGAAACAACGTTTAGCGATATTGATGCAGACTGCTACTGAGTTATCAAAACTGCACAATGTGGGGTTGCTTTATGGGGACATCTCTCCTGAAAATGTATTTTTCTCTGCGGATCGTCAGTTTAATCATGTTTGGTTTATTGATGCTGATAACATCCGCTTCGATAACCCTAAGAGTGGTTCAATTGTTTACACCCCAGGGTATGGCGCACCTGAAGTAGTAACCAAACAAGATGGTTGCCGACCACAAAGTGATTGTTACTCTTTTGCGATATTGGCGTTTAAGATGCTGGCGATGGTGGATCCTTTTGATGGTGAAGCTCTCAATGATGAGGGGGGATGGGATGAAGGTGAGGATACGGTTGAGGACAAAGCTCAACAGGGTTTATTGCCTTTTATTGATGACCTAACGGATGACTCTAACCGAGCAAAGAGCGGCCTGCCGAGAGAATTAGTCTTAACACCAGTCCTCAAGACCTTATTTGCGAAAACATTTACCGAAGGGCGTGTCAACGTATGGCAACGTCCGACAGTTCATCACTGGCCTGAAGCATTAGCTGCGGCACATGATGCGATGATTACTTGCTCTGGCTGTAATATGAGTTATTACCCTGACAATAATCAAGATTGCCCTTATTGCAAGAAGCCTATCCCCAATTATTTCCAGTTGAGCTGTTATGAATGGCAACCTGATAGTCTGTTGCGAAAAAGCAATTGGCAAAGTCTCCATGTCGTTAAGAATGAGCCGATCACCGTACCTGAGCGAGTGTTACAAGAGTTTAGAATTGATGGTCACGACCAAGCGGTATTGGAGTTGTACCAATTAGAGGGGGACTGGTTTATTCGTCAACTTACTGATCAGCATATTATCTCGATCACTGATTCACAGGGCGTTTTTAAGCCATTAGTTGGTCAGTGGCATATAGAGCTAACACAGTTAGAACAGCAGGGGATTTTACTGTATGTGCAGAGTGATTTACCGCGAGTGATTGAACTGAAATGGCAGGGAAAGTAG